A window of Lagenorhynchus albirostris chromosome 11, mLagAlb1.1, whole genome shotgun sequence contains these coding sequences:
- the LOC132529156 gene encoding natural killer cells antigen CD94-like — MNTGTTFHMAAFQTTPWRLISGVLGVMCLLLVAALGVLLKNSFTKQNVQPTFSPGSSTDLQEGSGCCSCREKWIGYQCSCYFLSSESKTWKDSRNFCVSQNSSLLQIQDRNELHFMNSISYYYWIGLSYSEEHHAWLWEDNSTVSQDLFPSFHPLNPKNCIIYGPSGEVSDRDCGSQYRYVCKQQLI; from the exons ATGAACACTGGAACAACATTTCATATGGCAG CTTTTCAGACCACTCCATGGAGGCTGATTTCTGGGGTCTTAGGAGTAATGTGCCTTTTGTTGGTGGCTGCTTTGGGAGTTTTGTTGAAAAATT CATTTACTAAACAAAATGTTCAGCCGACATTCTCTCCAGGATCCTCCACAGATCTCCAGGAAG gATCTGGCTGCTGTTCTTGCCGAGAAAAGTGGATTGGCTACCAATGCAGCTGTTACTTCCTTTCTAGTGAATCAAAAACATGGAAAGACAGTAGAAATTTTTGTGTTTCTCAGAATTCCAGTCTACTTCAGATACAAGACAGAAATGAACTG CATTTTATGAACTCCATTTCCTATTATTACTGGATTGGACTCTCTTACAGTGAAGAACATCATGCCTGGTTGTGGGAGGATAATTCTACTGTCTCCCAAGATCT ATTTCCATCCTTTCACCCTCTAAATCCAAAGAACTGCATAATATATGGCCCAAGCGGAGAAGTTTCGGATAGAGACTGTGGGAGTCAATATCGTTATGTCTGTAAGCAACAGCTTATTTAG